The stretch of DNA CAATGTTGTGCCCGGTGACAGGGTTATCTTGAACTGGCGCGCAGTCTGCGGCACATGCCGCGCCTGCAGTAAGGGACAGGCGCAATACTGTTTCAACACAGCCAACGCCACCTCNAAAATGACGCTCGAGGACGGCACAGTCCTCTCCCCTGCACTGGGAATTGGAGCGTTCATTGAAAGANNGACACTCGTAGCTGCTGGACAGTGCACCAAGGTTGACGCCGATGTTGACCCCGGCGCTGTTGGCCTACTGGGTTGTGGTGTCATGGCTGGCATTGGTGCTGCCATCAACACCGGCGGCGTCAAGCGCGGGGACTCTGTAGCCGTCATTGGCTGCGGTGGTGTCGGTTCGGCAGCCATCGCAGGATCGGCACTCGCTGGGGCAACTACCATCATCGCGGTGGATCGTGACCCTAAGAAACTAGCAGCAGCTGTGGCGCTCGGCGCCACCCACACCGTAGATGCCACAGCTGAGGACGCTGTCCTGGCCATCCAGAACCTCACCGGAGGTTTCGGCGCCGATGTGGTGATTGACGCCGTCGGACGTCCGGAAACCTACAAGCAGGCTTTCTACGCCCGCGACCTTGCCGGCACCGTGGTTCTGGTGGGTGTACCCAATCCAGAGATGATGCTGGAGTTGCCGCTGGCGGATGTGTTTGGCCGCGGTGGGTCCCTGAAGTCCTCTTGGTATGGGGATTGCCTTCCGTCGCGGGACTTCCCCATGCTCGTTGACCTGTACAAGCAGGGCAAATTGGACCTAGATGCGTTCGTCACCGAACGCATCACCATCAATGACATCGAAGCCGCCTTCACTAAGATGGGCGAAGGCACGGTACTGCGATCAGTGGTGGAGTTCGCATG from Arthrobacter polaris encodes:
- a CDS encoding S-(hydroxymethyl)mycothiol dehydrogenase — encoded protein: MIHRVQGAVVLSKNAPVTIETILVPDPGPGEALVDILTSGVCHTDLHYKQGGINDDFPFLLGHEATGVVSAVGAGVSNVVPGDRVILNWRAVCGTCRACSKGQAQYCFNTANATSKMTLEDGTVLSPALGIGAFIERXTLVAAGQCTKVDADVDPGAVGLLGCGVMAGIGAAINTGGVKRGDSVAVIGCGGVGSAAIAGSALAGATTIIAVDRDPKKLAAAVALGATHTVDATAEDAVLAIQNLTGGFGADVVIDAVGRPETYKQAFYARDLAGTVVLVGVPNPEMMLELPLADVFGRGGSLKSSWYGDCLPSRDFPMLVDLYKQGKLDLDAFVTERITINDIEAAFTKMGEGTVLRSVVEFA